In the genome of bacterium, the window GCCTCTACATTATTTCGGATGGTTCTGGTCAACCCTACCGGCTTCGAATAAGACCCCCCTCTTTTCTCAACCTGCAATTTCTGAAAGAGATGATCAAAGGGCAGATGGTGGCTGATATAGTGGCGGCTATTGGCAGTCTTGATATTGTCCTGGGTGAGGTAGATAAATAGGAAGGAAGTTTAATGTGAACCGACCAAGGCTAAATAAGACCGAAGAAAAAGCCCTATCTGAATTTAGGGAGCGGCTGCTAAGGGAATTTGCTTCACGAATAGTGTTAATTAAACTTTATGGCTCTCGGGCAAGAGGAGAGCGACATTGGTATTCAGATGTAGATGTCCTGGTTGTAGTAAAGAGGTTGACTAAAAAATTCAAAGGAAAGGTGCTTGATATTGAGTGTGAGATAGATGAAAAATATGGTTATAAATCACATATCTCATCTACAGAAATGTCGTTAGCTGAATATAAATGGATGCTTAGAAGAGACTGGCCTTTTATTGTTAATGTTGAAGAGGATGGAATAGAGTTGTGGAGGCATCCCGAGATAGAAATAAATCCTTAAACGGAAGAGATTACCTTAAATCAGCGAGACAGAAATTAAAGAGTGCTAAAGTCTTGCTTGATACAGGTAATTATGGTGACTCTATCTCTAGGTCTTACTATGCATTTTTAGATGCGGCTACAGCTGTTTTGATCATAAAGGATTTATTGCCTAAATCCCATACCGGCGCAATCGATCTATTCAGTCTTCATTTTATAAAGACTGATTTAGTCGAGACAAAATATATTAAGTGGTTTAGGCGAATAAAAAAAGATAGAGAAGATGCAGACTATAAACACAGAAAAGAATTTACTAAAGAGGATACCGAAGAAACTTATTGCGAAGTAGAGGCGTTTGTAAAGATGATTGAGGAGCTATTCCCTAAGCTCCTTAAAGGAAGGGATTGATTATGTCCGAGGGATGTCAATGTAAAGAGGGAAAATTACCGGCAGATGAGATCGCATCTGAAGAGTGGAAGAAGATCGAGGCAGTGATCGAGGCCCACCGGGAAAGCGGCCAGGCTGATCTGTTGCCTGTTTTACATGAGGTTCAAC includes:
- a CDS encoding HEPN domain-containing protein, with amino-acid sequence MEASRDRNKSLNGRDYLKSARQKLKSAKVLLDTGNYGDSISRSYYAFLDAATAVLIIKDLLPKSHTGAIDLFSLHFIKTDLVETKYIKWFRRIKKDREDADYKHRKEFTKEDTEETYCEVEAFVKMIEELFPKLLKGRD
- a CDS encoding nucleotidyltransferase domain-containing protein, encoding MNRPRLNKTEEKALSEFRERLLREFASRIVLIKLYGSRARGERHWYSDVDVLVVVKRLTKKFKGKVLDIECEIDEKYGYKSHISSTEMSLAEYKWMLRRDWPFIVNVEEDGIELWRHPEIEINP